In Selenomonas sp. TAMA-11512, a genomic segment contains:
- the acpS gene encoding holo-ACP synthase, producing the protein MLLGIGTDIVEIARIARAVEKDAFLTRVYTKSERTYCMGRGKQGMISSFAVRFAAKEAVSKAFGTGLRFGTLRDVEVINDELGAPKVFLHGYFKDLAALQGVKTVHITLSHAIDYAVAYCVLEGE; encoded by the coding sequence TTGCTGCTTGGAATTGGTACCGATATTGTGGAGATTGCACGTATTGCACGTGCTGTTGAAAAAGATGCTTTTCTTACTCGCGTGTACACGAAATCTGAACGTACGTATTGTATGGGCCGAGGAAAACAAGGGATGATTTCCTCCTTTGCGGTTCGATTTGCAGCCAAAGAAGCGGTCTCAAAAGCCTTTGGCACAGGCCTCCGATTTGGGACTCTACGGGATGTGGAGGTTATCAACGACGAGCTTGGCGCACCAAAAGTTTTCCTTCACGGTTATTTTAAGGATCTTGCAGCACTGCAAGGGGTCAAAACAGTTCATATAACGTTAAGCCATGCTATAGATTATGCTGTGGCATACTGTGTTTTAGAAGGAGAATAG
- a CDS encoding NAD(P)H-hydrate dehydratase, producing the protein MKIALAKEMREIDRKAIEEYGVSEILLMENAGRRVAEAFSDYLGGFSGKKICILAGSGNNGGDAFVAARHIENQGAQVRVFLVGNPEHLTEGAKLHRDIITKMGMQVHTLNAERDWDKFQVAMRFADGIVDGMIGTGFTGELREDVIRIIKFVNSLAKPVISIDIPTGVEADTGAAFGETILASLTVTFGLPKIGHLICPGKTATGKLLIDDIGIPNALLSDENIKQTFLNETMVASILLSRQLDAHKGSCGKILVIAGSRGMTGAAALSSMAALKSGAGLVTLAVPESQYALLEGRLTEIMVRPMPETVDGTLSHGALSEILSLSAAHDAVLIGPGLGRAQETKELVRSFCKEVKKPLILDADAIYAYQGYADSLKELAFVPVLTPHLGEMAGLLDITVDELKGTLLDMTREAAKEYHATFVVKSESTMVVHPDGKIFVTSKGNSGMATAGSGDVLAGAIAGMFKQTAAGLSPLAGVYIHGLAGDMAAAEKGYGLIASDILHYLPQAGMTLVK; encoded by the coding sequence ATGAAAATAGCTCTTGCGAAAGAAATGCGCGAAATTGATAGAAAGGCAATAGAAGAGTATGGAGTTTCTGAAATTCTTCTCATGGAAAATGCCGGTCGACGAGTAGCGGAAGCCTTTTCTGATTATTTGGGTGGATTTTCAGGAAAAAAGATTTGTATTCTTGCGGGGAGCGGAAATAATGGCGGAGATGCTTTTGTCGCAGCGCGTCATATAGAAAATCAAGGTGCACAAGTTCGTGTGTTTTTGGTTGGAAATCCGGAACACCTCACAGAGGGTGCAAAACTTCATCGAGATATCATTACGAAAATGGGAATGCAAGTTCATACTTTAAATGCTGAACGGGACTGGGACAAATTTCAGGTCGCTATGCGATTTGCAGACGGTATTGTGGATGGAATGATTGGAACCGGCTTTACCGGAGAGCTGCGTGAGGATGTTATCCGCATCATTAAATTTGTCAATAGTCTTGCTAAGCCGGTTATTTCTATTGATATTCCCACGGGAGTTGAAGCGGATACGGGAGCAGCTTTCGGTGAGACAATTCTTGCGTCGCTTACAGTAACCTTTGGTTTGCCGAAAATCGGACATCTTATTTGTCCCGGAAAAACTGCGACGGGGAAGCTTCTTATTGATGACATTGGGATTCCGAATGCGCTTTTATCCGATGAAAATATTAAACAAACTTTTCTCAATGAAACAATGGTGGCATCGATTCTTCTTTCCAGACAACTGGATGCACATAAAGGATCATGCGGAAAGATTCTCGTCATCGCCGGAAGCAGAGGGATGACAGGAGCAGCAGCACTTTCCTCTATGGCAGCACTCAAAAGTGGTGCCGGGCTCGTGACGCTTGCCGTCCCTGAAAGTCAGTATGCACTTCTTGAGGGGCGTCTTACAGAGATTATGGTTCGGCCTATGCCGGAGACAGTAGATGGGACGTTGTCGCATGGGGCTTTAAGTGAGATTCTCTCCTTGTCTGCAGCGCATGACGCTGTGCTTATAGGTCCGGGTCTTGGTCGAGCGCAGGAAACAAAAGAGCTTGTTCGTTCCTTCTGTAAAGAGGTCAAGAAGCCTCTCATACTGGATGCGGATGCTATCTATGCATATCAAGGATATGCAGACAGTTTGAAGGAACTTGCTTTTGTCCCCGTATTGACGCCGCATCTTGGCGAAATGGCCGGTCTTTTGGACATTACGGTTGATGAGTTAAAGGGGACACTGCTTGACATGACACGTGAGGCAGCTAAGGAATATCATGCAACGTTTGTCGTTAAGAGTGAGAGTACGATGGTTGTTCACCCGGATGGCAAGATCTTTGTTACTTCAAAGGGCAATTCGGGTATGGCGACAGCCGGCTCCGGTGATGTGCTTGCAGGCGCAATTGCAGGAATGTTCAAGCAGACGGCTGCAGGATTGTCACCTCTTGCAGGTGTATATATTCATGGACTTGCCGGTGATATGGCGGCTGCGGAAAAAGGCTATGGACTGATTGCATCGGATATCTTGCATTACCTTCCGCAAGCGGGTATGACACTTGTAAAATGA
- a CDS encoding putative manganese-dependent inorganic diphosphatase has product MKKAKPIYAIGHRNPDTDSICSAIGYAHLKQAMGENVVAARAGKVNEETKYALNYFHMEKPRLITDLYPRVKDIILDVKTVVKETESLRRLGEVMRENDLKSVPVVNKDEQLVGIVTVSDLARRYFKELSMQNLADTGISFRDIVKVIDGEIIVHGDEGSKVRGNVRIAAGSKEMIAEVVQAHDIVLIGDRSAETLLACLDRDIDGMIVTGNGRISPEVMEAAEAAQKIIISTPYDTYTCARLINQCVPVKRIMQKSLVSFKPLDLLSDIKGTMDEHNFRNYPVVENGKLIGLISKDMMMLPERERVILVDHNERGQAVEGIEEAKVLEIIDHHRLGGIQTSEPIFTRQEPVGCTATIVANMHWHRDVDIPPSIAGLLLSAILSDTVLFKSPTCTPYDKKTAERLAEIAGVDIMDYGMAMLKAGSGIGDMSPMEIAKNDMKEFQIGDYRIIVSQISVMDTQEVMSMEADLIHAMSTICKKEGFDMSLVMVTDIIEEGTYLLYTGSPKTLIGEAFHKDASGTNIYLPGVMSRKKQIIPPLSEAVKRIN; this is encoded by the coding sequence GTGAAGAAGGCCAAACCAATCTATGCTATTGGTCATAGAAATCCGGATACAGACTCCATTTGTTCCGCCATCGGATATGCACATCTCAAGCAGGCAATGGGGGAAAATGTCGTTGCTGCACGAGCCGGCAAGGTCAATGAAGAGACAAAGTATGCGCTCAACTACTTTCATATGGAAAAACCTCGCCTGATTACAGATCTATATCCACGTGTCAAGGATATCATTCTTGATGTAAAAACGGTTGTAAAAGAGACCGAAAGCCTGCGTCGTCTGGGTGAAGTCATGCGAGAAAACGATTTGAAGTCTGTCCCTGTCGTTAATAAGGACGAGCAGCTCGTCGGTATCGTCACAGTGAGTGATCTGGCACGGCGTTACTTCAAAGAATTGAGTATGCAAAATCTTGCGGATACCGGTATTTCTTTCCGTGATATTGTCAAGGTTATTGATGGTGAAATTATTGTTCACGGTGATGAGGGAAGTAAGGTGCGCGGCAATGTACGAATTGCGGCCGGCAGCAAGGAAATGATTGCTGAGGTTGTGCAGGCACACGATATTGTTCTGATTGGAGATCGTAGTGCAGAGACACTGTTGGCCTGCTTAGATCGTGATATTGACGGTATGATTGTCACCGGTAATGGACGAATTTCTCCTGAGGTCATGGAAGCGGCAGAAGCAGCACAAAAGATAATTATCAGCACACCGTATGATACCTATACTTGTGCACGCTTGATTAACCAGTGTGTGCCTGTCAAACGAATCATGCAAAAATCTCTTGTCTCCTTTAAGCCCCTTGATCTGTTGAGTGATATCAAGGGGACAATGGATGAGCATAACTTTCGCAACTATCCTGTTGTGGAGAATGGCAAGCTGATCGGTCTGATCAGCAAGGATATGATGATGCTGCCGGAGCGTGAACGCGTTATCCTGGTGGATCATAATGAGCGAGGGCAGGCTGTTGAAGGCATTGAAGAAGCGAAGGTTTTAGAGATTATTGACCATCATCGTCTCGGCGGCATCCAGACAAGTGAACCGATCTTTACGCGTCAAGAGCCTGTAGGCTGCACGGCCACGATTGTTGCCAATATGCACTGGCATCGCGATGTGGATATTCCGCCATCCATTGCCGGCCTCTTGCTCTCAGCAATTCTTTCAGATACAGTTCTCTTTAAGTCACCGACGTGTACGCCGTATGATAAGAAAACGGCAGAGCGCCTGGCGGAAATTGCGGGCGTAGATATCATGGATTACGGTATGGCTATGCTTAAGGCTGGATCCGGCATTGGTGATATGTCTCCAATGGAAATTGCTAAGAATGATATGAAGGAATTTCAAATTGGCGATTATCGTATTATTGTCAGCCAGATTTCGGTTATGGATACACAAGAAGTGATGTCTATGGAGGCAGACCTCATTCATGCAATGAGCACTATCTGCAAGAAGGAAGGCTTTGATATGAGTCTGGTCATGGTGACAGATATTATTGAGGAGGGGACATATCTTCTCTATACCGGATCACCAAAGACTCTCATCGGCGAGGCCTTCCACAAGGATGCCAGCGGAACGAATATCTATTTACCGGGAGTCATGTCTCGCAAGAAGCAAATTATCCCACCGCTTTCGGAAGCGGTTAAGAGAATCAATTAA
- a CDS encoding secretion protein HlyD, whose product MKSVRLVQIFSSEQGDKPDAEWCSVEDLPPKCGQKRCAKMIGLNLSVLP is encoded by the coding sequence ATGAAGTCTGTCAGATTAGTACAGATTTTTTCGTCCGAACAAGGTGACAAACCGGACGCAGAGTGGTGCTCTGTGGAGGATTTGCCGCCGAAGTGCGGGCAAAAAAGATGTGCCAAGATGATCGGGCTGAATTTATCAGTGCTTCCTTAA
- the pcrA gene encoding DNA helicase PcrA — protein sequence MDIFQGLNKEQQDAVMHMNGPLLIMAGAGSGKTKVLTCRIANLLAHGVPPWAILAITFTNKAAAEMRERVDNMIGSPAKDVWLSTFHSFCARFLRREIERLGIYKSNFVIYDTADSKTVIKNCLKEVNLDEKQYPPNSIQAAISNAKNLLQSPKEMARIAGSFHESKVAELYALYNKKLSANNALDFDDLLLVSVMLLEQDQEVRERYQHRFQYILVDEYQDTNGAQYQLTRLLTSKHQNLCVVGDADQSIYGWRGADSSNILNFEKDFPNARTIKLEQNYRSTKMILSAANALIENNHDRKPKNLWTENPEGERLTYYEAMDERDEARFITDTIVTEKNTKHRKYGDIAVLYRTNAQSRVLEEAMMTAGIPYTMVGGLKFYDRMEIKDILAYLRVIFNPADAVSLLRIINVPKRGIGNTTIAKIAAHAAENGLSLFDVISSPDTLAEIKVSTRARNQLDTFTSLLFRFIGQAGTSSVSALVSGILEESGYTADLEQQDTPEAETRLENLQEFVGVAKEFEKSEENPTLEDFLGQVALVSDIDTADLEEERVTLMTLHAAKGLEFPVVFMAGLEEGIFPHARTLLAPSEIEEERRTCYVGITRAEEKLYISRARYRMLYGKGNAYPPSRFLGEIPSTYMEQAQSIDFFENTALRQKQSTHSLHGFESRASLQSMPQIQYTVQTENQSRQIFSPQSALAALQEIQLKKTAANSGSSISDGRMISLSGGAATLSSAKGGAPRAAFAAIKPDTAGEVNWNVGDKARHGKWGIGTVVEVRGNGEEAELRIAFPNMGIKALMKKYAPIQKV from the coding sequence TTGGATATATTTCAGGGACTAAATAAGGAACAGCAAGATGCTGTAATGCATATGAACGGTCCTCTGCTTATTATGGCAGGTGCAGGTTCCGGAAAAACGAAGGTCTTGACCTGCCGTATTGCCAATCTGTTGGCACACGGAGTACCTCCTTGGGCAATCCTGGCCATCACGTTCACGAATAAGGCAGCTGCCGAGATGCGTGAACGTGTAGATAATATGATCGGCTCGCCGGCAAAGGATGTATGGTTGAGTACATTTCACTCCTTTTGCGCCCGGTTTTTACGAAGAGAAATTGAGCGGCTGGGGATATATAAAAGCAATTTCGTTATCTATGATACGGCAGATTCTAAAACAGTCATAAAAAACTGCTTAAAGGAAGTCAACCTGGATGAAAAACAGTACCCGCCCAATAGCATACAGGCAGCTATCTCGAATGCAAAGAACCTGCTGCAAAGTCCCAAAGAAATGGCGAGGATTGCCGGCAGCTTTCATGAGAGCAAGGTAGCAGAGCTATATGCGCTTTATAATAAAAAATTGAGTGCTAATAATGCATTGGATTTTGATGATTTGCTTCTTGTTTCTGTAATGCTGTTAGAGCAAGATCAAGAGGTGCGTGAACGGTATCAGCATCGATTCCAATACATACTCGTCGATGAGTATCAGGATACGAATGGGGCGCAGTATCAACTAACTCGACTGTTGACTTCTAAACATCAAAATCTCTGTGTTGTTGGTGATGCCGATCAGTCGATCTATGGCTGGCGTGGTGCGGATAGCAGTAATATCCTGAACTTTGAAAAGGATTTCCCAAATGCGCGAACGATTAAGCTGGAGCAAAACTATCGTTCAACAAAAATGATTTTAAGCGCAGCAAACGCCTTGATTGAGAATAACCACGACCGAAAGCCGAAAAATCTGTGGACGGAAAACCCGGAAGGTGAACGACTGACCTATTACGAAGCAATGGATGAGCGTGATGAGGCTCGATTTATCACAGATACAATTGTCACAGAAAAGAATACAAAGCACAGGAAGTACGGAGATATCGCTGTTCTTTACCGTACAAACGCACAGTCTCGTGTGCTTGAAGAAGCGATGATGACAGCAGGGATTCCCTACACAATGGTTGGCGGACTGAAGTTCTATGATCGTATGGAAATCAAGGATATACTTGCCTATCTGCGTGTAATCTTCAATCCGGCGGATGCAGTCAGTCTCTTGCGCATTATCAATGTACCAAAGCGAGGCATCGGTAATACGACGATAGCCAAAATTGCTGCACACGCCGCAGAAAACGGACTCAGCCTATTTGATGTCATATCCAGTCCCGATACGCTTGCAGAAATTAAGGTATCAACACGTGCTCGAAATCAGCTGGATACATTTACCTCCTTGCTTTTTCGGTTTATCGGACAGGCCGGGACGTCATCCGTCTCTGCACTTGTGTCCGGTATTTTGGAAGAGTCCGGCTATACAGCAGATCTAGAACAGCAAGATACGCCAGAGGCGGAGACGCGCTTGGAAAACTTACAGGAATTTGTCGGTGTGGCGAAGGAGTTTGAAAAGAGCGAAGAAAACCCGACATTGGAGGATTTCCTCGGACAGGTGGCGCTTGTATCGGATATTGATACAGCGGATTTGGAGGAAGAACGAGTTACTCTGATGACGCTTCATGCAGCAAAGGGATTGGAATTTCCTGTTGTCTTTATGGCCGGTTTGGAGGAGGGGATTTTTCCTCATGCCAGAACGCTTTTAGCCCCTTCAGAAATAGAAGAAGAGCGTCGTACCTGCTATGTGGGAATCACGCGGGCAGAAGAAAAACTATATATTTCTCGTGCTCGCTATCGTATGCTCTATGGCAAGGGAAACGCCTATCCGCCGTCTCGTTTTCTCGGCGAAATACCGTCAACGTATATGGAGCAAGCACAAAGCATAGACTTTTTCGAGAATACTGCGCTAAGACAGAAACAAAGTACACATTCTCTCCATGGATTTGAAAGCCGTGCTTCCTTGCAATCCATGCCACAAATACAATATACGGTACAAACGGAAAATCAAAGTCGTCAAATCTTTTCGCCGCAGTCTGCACTTGCCGCATTACAGGAGATACAATTAAAAAAGACGGCAGCCAATAGCGGCAGCTCTATTTCTGACGGAAGGATGATTTCACTCTCAGGAGGTGCGGCAACTTTGTCTTCTGCTAAAGGTGGCGCTCCTCGCGCGGCTTTTGCCGCAATCAAACCTGATACGGCGGGAGAGGTCAACTGGAATGTTGGAGATAAGGCTCGCCATGGGAAATGGGGGATTGGTACTGTCGTTGAGGTTCGTGGCAATGGAGAGGAAGCTGAGCTTCGTATCGCGTTCCCAAATATGGGTATCAAAGCTTTGATGAAAAAATATGCACCTATTCAAAAGGTATAA
- the ligA gene encoding NAD-dependent DNA ligase LigA, with translation MDIKEIKKELQVLRRTIKHHNTLYYEKDAPEIDDYEYDRLMLRLKAIEEEYPELIVPTSPTQLVGGKARREAGVLVKHDVPMLSLQDVFSKKEVISFVEEILKDFPETEFVVEEKIDGLSLALRYENGHLSLAVTRGDGITQGEDVTANALVIEDVVQELKHAPEYIELRGEVYMTRDAFQTVNDRQDRLGLKLFANPRNCAAGTLRQLDARITKERKLSLFVFNLQTATDNPFQTHTEAYDYMKSEGIKVIHAYSLCHTAEEVWQAIERIGASRDSLSYDIDGAVVKINSFAQREALGATSKTPRWAIAYKYPPEEKETVLRQIELSVGRTGRITPTAVFDPVRLCGTQVERATLHNQDFIDGLDIRIGDTILVYKSGEIIPKVKSVIKEKRPETSVPYQIDMICPVCGSEAVREENTADIRCQNPDCPAQLENHILNFVGRTAMDIKGFGEKYIRALIEAGYLHRISDVFRLEEHREELIEAGIIGKEKNTDKILEAIRAAKSNPPDRLLTGLGIMGIGRASALELMRVFGGIEELCQADEDAILAVRDMGEISARTLIRYFHSPDTKELLQELKELGVRMKVGVQEIAAKTPITGKSIAITGTLQTMSRKQAASLIESAGGRIVSSVSKKTDYLLAGENAGGKLTKAMENQVAVLDESAFLALLDKV, from the coding sequence ATGGATATAAAAGAGATAAAAAAAGAATTACAGGTACTTCGTCGTACAATCAAGCATCATAACACCCTTTATTATGAAAAGGATGCGCCGGAAATTGATGACTATGAGTATGACCGACTCATGCTGCGGCTCAAAGCCATCGAAGAAGAGTATCCGGAGCTCATTGTACCGACTTCGCCAACACAGCTGGTAGGAGGCAAGGCTCGTCGTGAGGCAGGAGTCCTTGTCAAGCACGATGTGCCGATGCTCTCGCTGCAGGATGTTTTTTCAAAAAAAGAGGTAATTTCTTTTGTCGAAGAAATTTTGAAGGATTTTCCCGAAACGGAATTTGTTGTTGAAGAAAAAATTGACGGACTGTCGCTTGCTTTACGATATGAAAATGGACATCTCTCCCTTGCTGTCACACGTGGAGACGGCATAACACAGGGAGAAGATGTAACGGCCAATGCTCTTGTCATTGAAGATGTCGTACAGGAATTAAAACATGCTCCGGAATACATCGAGCTTCGTGGTGAGGTTTATATGACGCGAGACGCGTTTCAAACAGTCAATGATCGTCAAGACCGTCTTGGCCTAAAGTTATTTGCAAACCCGCGTAATTGTGCTGCAGGAACTCTTCGACAGCTGGATGCCCGTATTACAAAAGAACGCAAATTGTCACTCTTTGTGTTTAACCTGCAAACAGCAACGGATAATCCGTTTCAAACACATACAGAAGCATATGATTACATGAAATCGGAGGGAATCAAAGTCATTCATGCGTATTCCCTATGTCACACTGCCGAGGAAGTCTGGCAAGCAATTGAGCGAATCGGAGCGTCACGCGATTCTCTTTCCTATGATATTGACGGCGCAGTGGTTAAAATCAATTCCTTTGCACAGAGAGAAGCGCTCGGTGCGACAAGCAAGACACCACGCTGGGCAATTGCGTACAAATATCCGCCTGAGGAAAAGGAAACCGTTCTGCGGCAGATAGAGCTCTCTGTCGGTCGTACGGGGCGTATTACGCCGACGGCTGTCTTTGATCCTGTACGGCTTTGCGGTACACAGGTAGAGCGCGCAACACTTCATAACCAGGACTTCATTGATGGATTGGATATTCGTATTGGTGATACGATTCTAGTCTATAAATCAGGAGAGATTATTCCTAAGGTGAAGTCAGTCATCAAAGAAAAGCGGCCGGAAACAAGTGTGCCATATCAGATTGATATGATTTGTCCTGTCTGCGGTTCTGAAGCTGTGCGTGAGGAGAATACAGCCGATATACGCTGTCAAAACCCGGATTGTCCTGCGCAACTGGAGAATCACATTTTAAACTTCGTCGGCCGCACCGCGATGGATATCAAAGGATTTGGTGAAAAATATATTCGAGCTCTTATCGAGGCCGGATATTTGCACAGAATCAGTGATGTGTTTCGACTGGAGGAGCACCGTGAAGAGTTGATAGAAGCCGGTATTATCGGCAAAGAGAAGAATACGGACAAGATCTTAGAAGCTATTCGAGCAGCAAAGAGCAACCCGCCGGACCGTCTCTTGACAGGGCTTGGAATTATGGGTATTGGTCGCGCTTCAGCATTAGAATTGATGCGTGTTTTCGGTGGAATTGAAGAGCTTTGTCAGGCAGATGAAGATGCTATTCTTGCTGTTCGTGATATGGGAGAAATCAGTGCACGTACACTGATCCGCTATTTCCACTCACCTGACACAAAAGAACTCTTACAAGAACTCAAGGAACTTGGTGTTCGAATGAAAGTGGGAGTACAGGAGATTGCGGCGAAAACACCAATTACCGGGAAAAGTATTGCCATTACAGGGACACTGCAGACAATGTCACGCAAGCAGGCGGCTTCATTGATTGAGTCGGCTGGCGGTCGTATTGTCAGCTCTGTGTCAAAGAAGACAGACTATCTCCTCGCCGGTGAAAATGCGGGCGGTAAGCTCACGAAAGCGATGGAAAACCAGGTGGCTGTTCTTGATGAATCGGCGTTTCTTGCCCTCTTGGATAAAGTGTAG
- a CDS encoding DMT family transporter: MRSEVYYALLVFVGGCSYGVTSTIVKTAYRYGYTVNEVVGGQVVLGVLVLWMLTFLFCWKRLPLLTIGKLLIAGVPIGLTTIFYYSSLERVAASLGLVLLFQFVWIGVLLERIVQGKTISRQKAAAILFLLTGSALASGLTPDMLVSNWLGYALGLASAVTYATVLLVSGTVATDVPSVLKTAWMSIGACIVILLFLPPTFLLDPTTAWNFLPFMVFLACFGLVLPPFLFSIGVPKIGAGLSSILTSSELPVGIMLSYLILEEQFLRIQWIGVLCILTGIVIGNLRRD; encoded by the coding sequence ATGCGTTCGGAAGTATACTATGCACTTCTTGTCTTTGTCGGCGGATGCAGCTATGGCGTGACTTCGACGATTGTCAAGACAGCCTACCGGTACGGTTATACAGTAAACGAGGTAGTCGGCGGACAAGTTGTCCTCGGGGTACTTGTTTTGTGGATGCTGACATTTTTATTTTGCTGGAAAAGACTTCCTCTTTTAACCATAGGTAAGCTGCTTATCGCAGGAGTGCCTATTGGATTGACTACGATCTTTTACTATTCCTCACTGGAGCGAGTGGCGGCGTCTCTGGGACTTGTTTTACTCTTTCAGTTCGTTTGGATCGGTGTTCTTTTGGAGCGAATTGTGCAGGGAAAAACGATTTCAAGGCAGAAAGCAGCGGCTATTTTGTTTTTGCTTACAGGCTCTGCCTTAGCTTCCGGATTGACACCGGATATGCTTGTCAGTAACTGGCTCGGATATGCGCTGGGGCTTGCGTCAGCCGTGACCTATGCGACGGTTCTACTGGTCAGCGGCACGGTTGCCACGGATGTTCCCTCCGTTTTAAAGACTGCTTGGATGTCCATAGGGGCATGTATCGTCATTCTTCTTTTTTTACCGCCCACGTTTTTACTGGATCCAACGACGGCTTGGAACTTCCTGCCCTTTATGGTATTTTTGGCTTGCTTTGGACTAGTATTGCCACCATTTCTTTTCTCTATCGGCGTTCCAAAGATAGGGGCAGGGCTTAGCAGTATTTTAACATCTTCAGAACTTCCTGTCGGCATCATGCTCTCCTATCTTATCTTGGAAGAGCAATTTTTACGAATACAATGGATAGGGGTACTGTGTATTCTCACAGGTATTGTCATAGGCAATCTTCGACGAGATTGA
- the mltG gene encoding endolytic transglycosylase MltG has translation MKLLKDFEPFSSIWKQLKNTLKGNALQDGINDFFANPSLETLHLRDKWQWWVGILLLLLLLCSLPFVVLSMAGTTTRVNAGTPIYFEVHPGMTANEIAASLEDKGIIESRFKFWWVVKLNDASEQFKVGTYAFSAGMEPKEVIRELMQGETVTIQFVIPEGFTVDDIAKRLDAQGIVKQEDFLREAKSYRPFDYVDPPSNVRYDAEGFLFPDTYIIGGDTGVKEILDIMSKDFDQRLTLEMRHRAKEKNLSIYELITLASLVEKEARYDEDRPIIAQVFLKRLEIGMPLQSDATLQYLMDAPKEDVLISDTKIDSPYNTYQNAGLPPGPVANPGLDSIEAVLEPSDTEYLYFVADRDGHNYYSYTYSEHLATVDQVR, from the coding sequence TTGAAGCTACTGAAGGATTTCGAGCCTTTTAGCTCCATTTGGAAGCAGCTGAAAAACACGTTGAAGGGCAATGCTCTTCAGGATGGAATCAATGATTTTTTTGCGAATCCATCGTTAGAAACACTTCATTTAAGAGATAAATGGCAGTGGTGGGTGGGAATCTTATTGCTGCTTCTGCTGCTGTGTTCCCTGCCTTTTGTCGTTTTGTCTATGGCCGGAACAACCACTCGCGTAAACGCAGGAACTCCTATTTACTTTGAGGTCCATCCGGGGATGACTGCCAATGAAATTGCAGCTTCACTGGAGGATAAAGGGATTATTGAGAGTCGATTTAAATTTTGGTGGGTGGTAAAGCTCAATGACGCGAGTGAACAGTTTAAGGTGGGAACCTATGCGTTTTCTGCCGGAATGGAACCTAAAGAAGTTATTCGCGAACTGATGCAGGGAGAAACGGTGACCATTCAATTTGTTATCCCTGAGGGATTTACGGTAGATGATATTGCCAAAAGATTGGATGCACAAGGGATTGTAAAGCAGGAAGATTTCCTCAGAGAAGCGAAATCATATCGTCCCTTTGACTATGTTGACCCGCCGAGTAATGTGCGTTATGATGCGGAGGGTTTTCTCTTTCCTGATACCTATATCATCGGTGGCGATACGGGAGTCAAGGAAATTTTGGACATTATGTCAAAGGATTTTGACCAGCGCCTGACCTTGGAGATGCGCCATCGTGCAAAAGAAAAGAATCTATCGATTTATGAGCTCATCACACTTGCTTCTCTTGTTGAAAAGGAAGCACGTTATGATGAGGATCGTCCGATTATTGCACAGGTTTTCTTAAAACGCTTAGAAATCGGCATGCCGCTGCAGTCTGATGCGACTCTCCAATATCTGATGGATGCTCCGAAAGAAGATGTCTTGATTTCGGATACAAAGATCGACTCTCCATATAATACTTACCAAAATGCGGGACTTCCGCCGGGACCTGTTGCAAATCCGGGACTGGACTCTATTGAAGCTGTTTTGGAGCCTTCGGATACGGAGTATTTGTACTTCGTCGCAGATCGCGATGGTCATAATTATTATTCCTACACATATAGCGAGCATCTGGCGACAGTCGATCAGGTGCGCTAA